The Acetomicrobium thermoterrenum DSM 13490 genomic sequence AAAAGCCTTAGGGCTCCTTTCCCGATGCGGACGACCTCTTGAAGAAAGCCGCCTTCATATTTCTCGTTACTTTCGGGGACACCTTTTACGTCTGCCATGGGACATCACTTCTTTTTGAGGGATGCCGTTAATTTTGATGCTATATCGTCTAAGGTCCGGGCAAAAGCGGAATCGGGTTTCTTGTCCACAAGAGGAACGCCGTCGTCAACGCACTGACCCATATCGAGCTCGATGGGTATATCGCCCAGGAAGGGAATATTCATTAAACGAGCCAACTTTTCGCCCTCGCCTTTTCCGAAGGGATACATCTTTTCTCCGCAGGCGGAGCACTTGAGCGAACTCATATTTTCCACGAGACCTAAGAGAGGTATGTCGAGCTCCTTTGCGGCACTTATAGCCCGCGAGCATACCATGGCAGAGACCCCCTGCGGGGTGGTAACGACGAGCATTCCGTCCAGCTCAGGTATGGATCTCATCACTGTTTGAACCTCATCTCCCGTGCCCGGAGGGAGGTCTACAAGCAGAAAGTCGGCCTTTCCCCAATTTACAGATGCTATGAGCTGCCTTATAGCGCGCATCTTGTGAGCACCCTTCCACATTATGGGTTGCTCTTGCGACGCCCACATGGAAGCCACGGAAACGACCTTTATGCCCCTTGATGAAGTCAAGGGATTGAGACGGAGATCGTGATGTCCGGGATGATCGTGTTCGCTTACCACATCCATCCTTCCCAGCAAACCCAAGGCCCTCGGAACGGCGGGACCGTGAAGGTCGGCATCAAAGATGCAGACTTCATAGCCCCTCCTCTTCAAGGCCGAGGCCAAATTAACGGTTACTACGGTCTTTCCGACACCGCCTTTGCCGCTCAATATGGCAATTTTGTGCTTGATGTCCTTTAAAGCCATTGCCAGTGGTCCTTTGGTCCTGAGCGCCTCCTCTCTGATCCTCGCTTTCATGGCTTCGAATTGTTCTCTTTCAAGGTTAACGTTCACGATTTAACTCACCTCACATCCAACAGGTTTCAAAGTCGGCGCTCCCAAGCCCCATTTTTTCCGCATATAAAAGCATGTCTTGAGGCTTCATCCCCGTTATCTTAAAAAGCTTCTCCTCCGAAGGGCTTAATGCCTCACACTCTTCGGCGATTGAGCCCCTTATGCCAAAGGCCTCGTCTATCAATTGGATAGAGGCGAAATCTAAAGCAACGGGATCGAAGGACATTAAAATGCCTTGATCCGAGATGAAGGGAACGTCCGAAATGGGGTAACAGTCAGGATAGGGAGATACGTCCATTAAAATATTTACGTAAAAGACCTTTCCCTGGAGGGCGATATCGACGGCCAAGGCCGCATCGACTGTTCGCTTTTGAAAACGTCGGGCTGAATCTCTGTCAACAACCACTGCACCCGTCGGGCAGGAGGCCGTGCAGTAATAAGCGCAACCTCTGCAGATTTTTTCTTCGAGTCGAGGCCGACCCTCCTTCACCTGTACCACACCGTGCGGGCAGTGTATCGCACATTGGCCGCATCCGTCGCAACTATCTTCGATAAAAATAGGGTGCAAGGGAGCATGGATCCTCTCCTTTCCCCTCAAAGACGAACAACCGACACCACAGGAAACCAGCGCCCCCGACAAGCCGGCAAAGGGGTGGGCCGTAACGTGAGATATGACAACGAGAGCTTGAGACTCGGCTACGGCCCTTGCAACTTCTACGCCGCCCAGTTCTTCGCCTTCGACGGGGATCAACAGATCTTCTTCTCCCGTATATCCGTCAGCCAACATGGGACTTTTACCCAGGCTCGTCACGTCAAAACCGTGCAGCGCTGCCGCTTCAAGCCACCTGCTGCCCACCTCCGAGGCCTTCGAGTTCATGCTCAGGGTATCTACCAGCAGCAGATGCCCCCCAAAAGAGTAGACCGCGTCGACAACTGCCTTGACTAGCAATGGCCTTATGTGATTAAGGTTTTCCCTCTCTCCTACCTCGAATTTGACGGCAATCAGATCGCCCGAAGAAAACATGTCCCCCAGTTCGCTTCGTTTTAAAGCCTCCCTTAAGCGCTTTATCAAGTTCGAGGAGCTGTATTGCTCCCTTGCGCCCACAGAATGCACGACTGACATATTGTTAGTCCTTTCCTACGGCGTCAGCCCATTCCTTGACGGGCAGTTTCTTTAAATACTTCTTTCTGTCGCCCGGCTTGAATTCTTCGTGGCTCGGCTTTTCCTCGAAGGGAACCCTCTTATAGGGCGCAGCCTCGAGGACGAAATCGCGCTTCTTCCACATCTCTCTCTGGATGAGGGTCGTAGGCGTCGGCCTGATCTGCCACTTTGCAATGTGCTCTTCGTTATAAGGAGGCGTATAGGTTAGTATCTCATATTCCATATTCCCCAATCCGTTTTTAACGCCTGCCGTAATCTGGTACCTTGGAGAGGTGCCCTGGGTTATTGCAAACTTGTCCTGCCCCTGCTTGTAGCCGCCCTCCACGCCTTCCAAGGCTTTGTTGGCACCGCCTGGATAGGCCGGAGCGGCATCAATCATGTCAAGTATGGCGGCATCGATGGCAACGGGGTCTTTGGAGGCGAACACGCCAATGTCTGGCACCACGGGAAGCGTAGCCCAGGGGATGCAGTCGCAGTTGGGATCCACGTCTATGCAGTAGGCCATATGTCCGACCTTGCCCTCCTCGAAGGTGAGCATGACGCCTTTGGCCGCATCTGCCATGGCTATCTGCGCATAGGGGAAGTAATCGGGAGTGAAGACCATGCACTCATGCCCCGTGAACATGCACGTTATTTGACAGGAGTAGCAAAGCCAGCACTTTTCTGCGTCGAAGTGATGTCCCTTTTCGTCGATGTGATATGCTCCTCTTGGGCAGGAGTCCTCGCATAGCTTGTGGAAGGGGCAATCCAGACCAAGGCATTTCTCGGGATACCTTGCGGGCCATCCCAGGAAGTCCTCGGGGCTTCCCCAGTGGGCTAGATGTTCATGATACTTGCCCCGTTTGGACTGACCGCCTATGCCAATGTTCTTGATGCATCCGCCGAAAGAAGCAACGGGGTGCCCCTTTGCGTGGGCCAGGTTTATCATGGCGTCAGCATGAGCTATGGCCGCAGCGACGTACGCCTCTTTGAGCAGGACGCCCGTCGGGACCTCCACCCTCACGTCGTCGTCTCCTGAAAAGCCGTCTGCCACCACGACGGGACAGCCCATGGAGGCCTCGGTAAATCCGTGTCTGGCGGCGGTCTCAAGCGCGAGGTTTCCGATAAACCTGGAGCTGTAGGGATGATAGGTAAGCGTAGTAGTGTCGCAAACGAAAGGTCTTCCTCCGCAGGCCTTGACTTCCTCGACTATTGCGGCAACCAGTTCGGGACGCAAGCACCTTGTCCTGTTCCATTCGCCGAAGTGTATCTTTATGGCTACACTGTCTCCTTTTTCGATGCATTCGTTTAGCTTGGCTTTGTAGAAGAGATCTTTGGCCTTCGGAACAAGGGATTCTACCCAATTTGCTGCGTTGGCGTCGGCAAACCACACCTTTTGTTTTGCCATTTCCAATCCCCCCCTGTTCGTGAAAACGAGGTATTTTTCATTATTTTAGCACTAACCGCAAAATTTGCAAATGCAGTAATGAATTAAAATAATTTCACATAATCGGCGCAGATTACATGAAATTATTTTTGATATAATAATTTTTATCTAACCAGCAACAGGCAAGCTCCAAAGTTTCAATCATAAGGGGCCAGCAAAGATGAAAATAACTAAGTCAGCGTGGATTTGGCTGTTTACCCTTCTTTTCGTTCTGGGCTTTGGGATCGGCGGGTTTTGTATATTATTAGACCTCTCCTTCGTAGAGGCCTTTTACTACACAATCATTACTCTGGCCACGGTCGGATACAATGCGCCGCCCAACCTCTCCATGGAAGGGATGCTTTTCATTGCCATTCTCGTAATTTTGGGCATCAGCGCAGCAGGCTATGCCGTCAGCCAGGTTACGCGCTATTTTCTCGTCGAAAGAATTCTGACAGCGCTGGGCAAAAGGAGGGACATCAGGGTGGACAGGCTGGAAAAACACTGGATAATCTGCGGGCTGGGCAGGATGGGAGAAGAGGTCTTTGAACACCTGAGACATTACGATATTCCCTGTATGGCACTGGAAATGTCGGAACAAAAGGTCGCCTGGGCACGCGAAAAGGGGTGGATAGTCCTTCAAGGGGACGCCCGAGACGAAGATACTTTGGAGAGCGCAGGCGTGAGAAGGGCAGAGGGCCTTATCGTCACCCTGTCAGACGCCTCGGACAACGTCTACGTAATCATAACCGCCCGCTCCTTAAACCCCAATTTGAGGACTATCGCAAGGGCGAGCGACTCTCAGTCCGTCCGCATACTCTACAGGGCAGGTGCTGAAAAGGTAATAAACCCCATCATAGCTGGAGCAGCGGCCATCGCCAGGGCCTCCATAAAACCGACGGTAGCAAACTTTTTGGAGCTGGTGAATATATCCAGGGACCTGGACATCGACTTCGATTCCGTTCACATCATGCCGGGAAGCCCCCTCCTAGGCAAAAGCCTGGCGGAATCTCCCCTTAGGTCCGAATACAACGCCATGGTAATCGCCGTAAAAAGAGATTCCGGAGAGTACATCTATAACCCCACGAGTTCACTGGTGATCGAGCAGGGAGACGAGCTCATCGTCTTCGCCGACGGAAAGCGCATGGCAAATTTAAGAAAAGTGGCCGCCGGCCTTAAGGAATAAACCCAAAAGACCGGACGGCCTCCTTTATTTACTTCTTTTGCCGACCTTTTATCTATTTGCCGAAGTTCGTGCTCAATGCCCCCAATTCGCCCACCTCTATGGATGTATCAGGAACATCCAATATATAGGGAACCACCACGGTTACGACTTCCGATTCTTCGTCCCTCTTCGTGCGAGTCTTGAATATCTCCCCCAACAAAGGAATGTCGGCCAGTACCGGAATTTTGGAAACGGTATCGGTCTTTCTCCTGTCAAACAAGCCTCCTATGACGAAGGGCTCTCCGTTTCTTACCCTCACCATGGTGGTCACTTCACGGGAGCTGGTGACGGGGACTTCCTCTCCCATGCCTCCCGGCCGCCACTCCACCACTTCGCCCGTCGAGATGGCAACGTTTATGGTAACCGTGTCGTCCCTGCCTACAATAGGAGTAAAATCGAGCTTAGGGCCGACTCGCTCCTCGCTATAAACGGGATTCCCGGCATCGTCGCGTTCGGAAATGTATTTGATGTTCGTGGTCAAGGCGATGGATGCCTTCTGCCCGTCGACAGTTACGACGGAAGGGCTTGCAAGTATATCTGCCTTGTTGGATTCGACCAGATTCCTTATTCCGACATCCAAAAGCCTGAGCGTGCCGTCGGTTATGTCAACGAGGTCCACGTCAAGAGGCGAGGTTGGCCTGTCGTCGTCGGGATCGAACTTGTCGGGTTCGCTCGCATGAACATAGCCTATGGCGCCGCCGCCTGCTCCGTAGGAAAACCACCAGTGTTTGTAAACGGCATCTACGATGCTCTCCAGTTCCTTCCTGCCGGTGTCCCTGACCTCTATGAGGCGCGCCTGAAGCATGACCTGACGTCCGGGATGGTCGATCCTTTGAAGCAGTTGTTCAACGTCCCTCAAATTGTCGGGCCTTCCCGTCACGTATACCGTCCGAAGCCTCTCGTCCACAGCTACGTTGGTTATCCCGACAAGGCTCTGGAGGATAGCGGGCACCTGCTTAGGGTCGGCATAAGCTATCTTGAAGGACTTCGTCTGCTCCATCCCCAGCGATCTGCCCAGGTTTTCTGGGGTCCCAAACAAAATAGTATTTCCCATCATGGCGTATTTCAAGTTGTTCATACGCATTACATAGGCCAAAACTTCTCTCAAGGGGGCATCCTTTACGCTTAAAGTCATCGTAGCAGGCGGCACTGAAGGGTCTATTATGATGTTTATGCCCATGAACTTGGCGAGCATCCTCAAGACGTCTTTGAGCTCGGTGTCCCTAAGTTCGAGGGTCACAGGGGTGGAGAGGGACATGGGATCCTTGGGCCCCGTTTTAAGCGAGAGAGGGGGTGTTTCATCGACTTTCTTCGGCGGCTCCTCAGGGGCTTTGACGCCTTGCTTTACAATATGTATCTTGTAAAGGGGGGCAGGCTCAGTTCCCTTTATCTCCTTTGTTTCAAGAGGCTCTGTGGTAAAAAGACGCATTTCGAGGCTGCCTTCGACGTTTTGTACTTCTATGCCGCTCAAAAGGGGAAAGCTGTAGCTTCTGGACCACTTCTGTGCAGGGATATAGGCATTCTCGAAAAAGAAGACCATTTCCCCCGGATTGTTGAACAAAAGCTGAGGGAGCGGCAATTTCGTCCCCTTCACCTCCACTAGCAAGAGATTTGAACCCACCTGATGTATCATGACCCCACCGAATAAAGGAGCATCCGGTGGTATCTGGACTGGCGACGTACTGCCCGTTTGCGCCAGCGCCTTCCCGCCCGTAAAAGAGCAGAGGGCGAAACATAAAAACACCACGACGAGCATAAAGCCAACCTCTTTAGTCTTTCTCATAGCACATCCATCCCTAATTCCATTTTCGTTCCTGCCCATAATACCACCACCTTCGTCTGGGTAATGCTCACTACCCTGCCCCGTCCGTCTCCGAACCTGTAACCCGGCGAGACTATAAGGCCGTCACCTTCGCCCTCGATGTTCATCAGCGCCATGGCTTTTCCGTCCAGCAACATTACGGCGCGAACTTCCATGTAGGGAGGCAAATAAAGCTCTGCCTGCAAAGGATAGCTTTTTTCATCTTCCGATGGAACATCAGAATATGATAGCTGATAAGAAGTCAAGACGGGTTCTTCGAAGGGACACCGCTCAAGGGTTGAAGCCACATGGGTGAGCTCTCCCTTCCTTGACCTGATCATGATGATTCTTTCTAACCCCTCGACGGTATTTGCGTAATTATCCCCCTCCTCCGCCTTGAGCTTTACTTCCGAGGCTTCTACAGGAGTTACCGCCGATAAGGTCGCTATTTGCCTGTAAAGATACATTGACCATACGATGCTCAAAATAAACAAGAGGGCTATTAATATGCGCAAAAAACGCATTGCGCCTTTCTCATAAAGAAAACTCTTCCATAAAGAAACGAAGGACTCTCTCCATCCTTCATTCACGCTAATTCCACTCCCCCGCCATGATGGTCTCTACAAATATTTCAACGTCAACTAGCTTTTCCTCTTGACCTTTGACTGTTAGGCTAAAAAGGCGCATCGCCATTTTGCTACTTCGAATGTCAGAAAGTGCTCTAAGGAGATCGAAATAATCGCCTCCACAAGACACCGATACGGCCTTTCGGTCGGAATCGGTCGATTTAATGGGGTTAACCCGGTAGATTTTCATCATATTCCTAGCCAAAATCCTCTCGATAGTGGAAAAAGGGGCTACATTATCCCCCGGAAATTCCAAGCTGTATTCCGTCAGCTTGTCCAACGAGGCTCGATAAATCTTAAGCAACGCCCTCTTCTGCGCAACAGCAGACTCTAAAACCATTACCTGTCTTTTCAAATCATTAACGGCGTCTCTCTCGCTCAAAATATTCACGCTAACAGACCGCTGAAACCAAAGAACCTCGCCCAAAATAAGACAAAAACAAAAGACGATAACTGCCTTTTTAGCGTTTAATCTCATCTTTTTCGACTCCTTCAACGACATCATGGGTGCTCATAAAATCTTTAAGTTCGCAGGAAAAGCTGAATTTCACCAAAGAGCTTTCTTGTTCGCCCTTTGTCCTTTTCGTTTCCTTGGTCGTAACGAGAGGGCTGATAGCATTAACCACGCTTGAATTGAGGAGTTTCAATGCAAAGGCGGCCACATCGTTTTCCGCAAAGGCATAACCCTCTACGTCAGCCCTGCCGGGTACTTGCCTTACCTGAGAAAGCCATACATCGTCGGACAGGGAGACTATGGTTGCAAAAAGAAACTCTATAGATGGAAGCTCCTGCTTAAGCATTGACAGTGCCTTTTCGTATTGATCAAGTCTTTTCTTATTTTCTGCTATATAGCCATCAAGTCCTTTGTTTTCGCTGGCGAGCCTATCAACGCTTTCCTGAAGAAGCTGCCTCTGGGATTCAAGATCCCTCAAAATGAAGAGGCCGTATGCTACCGTAAAGGAGGACGTAACGACAAAAACCGAAAGAAGTGCCAATGCCACGACCCTCGGCAGATCGACTTTTTTTCGTTCCGCCAATTTTAAGCCTTGAGGCCTAAGGTCCACTTTAACTGTCATGATTTATCCTTAAAACAGTCATCTCCGATGTGAAATTATGGGATGATCCAGTGTTAATATTTTGTATTAACAAATCATCATACAATACTAATTGTTTTACTTTTACCAACAATAAGCCCTCCTGAAAATTTAGTTTAACGTATGCTATGACAAAGCCGCCATCTAATCAAATACATATTAAATTAAAGTTAACTCCCAATACCTTTATAAAATTTTCTATGCGAAATTAGCATTAAACTATTTTTAACAAGCATCGTAAAAAAGTCTTAATGGAATATTCATTGCTTCCAACTTCTCCAATAGGAAGGAACCATAACGCCTTCCGGGTATAGCGATTCCCAGTTAGTCACTTCAAGGGGCACATCAAAAATCAATAAACCTTTATGGATACTGGCCGATTCTTCTTCGACTTTTAGGTCATCTGGGATAAAGACCTCTAGTTGTGGAAATTTTATAACGCCTGCATAAACGTAATCTTCCGACATGACCATTCCCGTCATCCTTACACCTTCCAGCTCTATAAATTTTTTATTACCCGTCCATGCGCCTTTACCCGTTACGGCATTTAAAATGTAAATGCGACTTTTACCAAGATCGCATGGCCTTTCTGGTTTTAAGTAAGTGGAAAAGAAGATATGACCTTTATAATACGTAGTGGAAGTCGCGGGATATTCATTCGCATCAAGCCTTATGTACCATCCTCTACTATCTGCGTTCGCAGTTTCAGAAGATAATTCCGTGAGGTCATCAATGCTACTTGAGCCTTTAGAGATATTTGCAGCTATCATATAATTTGTGGTGGCCTCGTCTCCTATCAAATCTTCATCATCTCCTGTGAGGGCAAAAAGCCACTTATCACGATTAATATACGCAACATCTAACGTATAAAAGGATCCAGATGAGCTTTTTATATCAAAGACATTTTTAATGGTCCATTGCCCAGGTGTCTTGGCCCTTAGATCGCCTTCGTATATGACTCCGTTATTTCCTCCAACATAAAAATATTTAGCCAAACGCGTATAGGCCTTGCAAAGCATCGCTACAGGAGTTGCAATTTCTTGTGCAGAAGGAATGCTAAAGACCTTAAGCAGCCTGCCATTTTCGATGTTAATGACATAAACTCCAGCTAATAACGAGGAATCGTCGCCACTTTTCATCATAGATCCGTTCCCCATGATTGCGACCCACGTATCCGTCTGTGATCCCTTTTGGGTCGATACATAACCTATAGCAGGTGTGCTTTTTGTAAAGCGCATATCTTTATAATTTAAGTCGCTGTTGTCTGTTATTTCATTGTGCATTTGGTCCATACGAGAAACGGCATTTCCATTCCTAACCCAATAGGAAACATACCGGCCCTGATTTGGAAGCAAACTATCTCCGGCACGAGTGTATATGGCATTTTCAACTGCCCACATAAATTGCGGCTCGTTTGGGTCGGTTACGTCCAGGACATAAAGACCAGCTCCAGCATAACCAAGCAGGCCCAATATAATGGTGTGATATCTGCCATCACTAAACAACACGTCTTCCGCCACTAACGGGCCATCTAGCAAGTAACGCGAATGAGATGTGTCACCCTCCTCCCACTTCGGTTCTTTACCAGATAGGTCCTGCTTCATTCCTACAATTCTCCCTTCGGCAAGCACGTTTGGAGGGATAAAAGCCCACTTCTCCTGCCCAGTACTGCAGTTAAATGCATGAAGCATTCCATCGTTAGCTTGAACATATATCAACTTTTCCCTCTTTGCATTTTTTTTCTTAAACTCGTTGTATTTTGTATCAATATACCCACCTTTTGGAGCGCAAACTTTCACTAAGCCACTGTGATATATATCACCCAGCTTGTATCTTTCATTTTCGTTAGTTTCATGCCATTCATCACTGCCCAGTACCCATCTTATGAATTTGGGCACCTGTTCAAAAGGAAGATAATTAACGTTGGGCTCAAGCATCTGAGCCAGAGTTGAAGAGTTATTGATACTACTATTAAAATTTATTCTCCAATTTCGATCCTTCCAATTGGCAGTAAAGACATCTCGGTCGCTATAAGGTTGACTATCAAGTTTCATGCCTGCATCCCACTCAGGAGACGCAGGCATGATCCCTGAAGACAATATATATTTATACAAATGACCTTTCCATTGCCCTTCCTTCGTCGGCTCAAAGCTGGCAGTATAAATAACAACATCTCCACCGGGATTGTCAGGCGAGATTACAAGAAGGGTTCCATTAAAAAATGGTGTGCTATGATAACATTGATCAAAACTTTCTGGAAATGCTTTACTTATACTGCATAGAATAGGTGTTTGTATTTGCAACTTTTCCCCTTCTACAGGTTCCGTCTCTGCATAAAGTAAAGGGGACATAACAAATGTCAATCCACAAAAAAGAAAAAGGGCTACAATAGGAGTTGAATATTTCAAAGAAAACTTTTTAAACATCTTCAGAGGAGACGCCTTCCTAGGAAGCTTCATAACCGCATAGCGACCGTTTGTTCCACAGTAATTGTTCTGTCCTTGTAGGTAGCAATGCAACGTATTAGGTAAATTGCCATATAGCCTTCTTCCATTGCCCTTTCCACACCACTTCCGACTCTATTGGCTGAAGGGTAACTTGGTCCAGTTACTGCACTAATGTCATCAACTTGCGGGCGAATGCGGGGAGGAAAGCCTCTCTCGTAATTCAGGTCAGGATCAGGCTCGTAGACTAGATCGTAAACTACAATGTGCAATTTTATTCCATCTTCCGTTATTTCTTCAAAAACGCCGCTGTCCGCCATTCCGATCTTGGCAAGAAGAGCCTCGTATACGTAGGCAGCACTGTTGGGTCTATCGTCGGAGGAAAGGAAGCCATCGCCATCTTTATCTTCCCAGTGAGGTATTTTGCCTGACTTGACGTTTTCGTAGATCCATGCCTTACCGATCTCGATGCCACTTACGGCGGCGTTGTAAAGGCGGGTGCCTGTCACCATTTGTCTGGCGCTTGAGTAGTAATTTTCAGTCATGTAAAGAGCCGCCGTCACGAGAACACCTCCCACCAGCAACACGACAAGGACGAGGGGCAGTGCTATGGCCCTTCTATTTACCATCAGTTTCTCACCCGCCACGAGGCCGTCATGGCAATGAGCCTGTAGTGTCTGTCTTCGTCGGTAACGATCTCATCAAGCGGCCAACCGGAGACGTCACCCAGAGTGATTTTTTCGAAAAACCTGCGGTTTCCTCTGAGGAGTAGATGAACAGTCAAAAGGCTGTTTTGCTCATCGAAGGAAAAAAGTGCTTGAGATACGCCTTCGACTATTGGCTGGGCAGGGCTTCGTGTGACGTCTCTGACGTAAAAGGAAGGAGAAGAACCGCCCGGGTTATTAACGTAGGCGGACATGGCCCTTACGTACTGAAGCTCGGAAAATTGGGGTATGAGATCTATTTTAGAGGCGACTACGGTGAGCCTTTTTCGATCGGCACTTATATTTTTTACGATAAATGGCGTCTGGCATCCCGAAAAGGATACCCAATAGTCGGTCATTACCGACAAAGAAAAGTTCGCTGGCTTCAACTGGTCACCGGGGCACGGAGACGATAGATCAAGCACGACTTCCTGGCCTGCTTCTGCGTCCCCTTCGGCCAATACACCTACACCTGAGCCCAAGCTGTAGACGATACCTATCTTTTTGTAATAATCCGTTCCGGCAATCTTTACGCTATCTGGAAGAAAGATCGGCCTATCCCAGCCCCTTGTATCACTACGTAACGCCGCAAGAAGGTCGACTCCTGGATTTGAACGAACTACAAAGACATCTTCAAAAACACCTGGATCATTTGGCATAGATAAACCTGCATGAAGAAAAGGAAGTTCAAGACGGGTTAATACCATCTCCCCCCGCTGACGGGCTATTGTGAGATCAGCCGACTGCTCAAAGTGCCTCGAAAAGGAAAAGAATAGCCCCACGGCGGCGATGCCAACCACGGCAAGGATGATCATCGCAACGAGAAGTTCAATTAGCGTAAAAGCTTGAAGTCGTTTAACCCGAGGTATGGCACGCACTGACACTCACCTGCCTCGTAATTTCGAGCTTGCTCTTTCCGTCGTTCCAGGCGACGCTTACTCTTACTTCCTTTTGTTGGCCCACTGTTTCCCCGACGGACCAATCTATTCTGTAACCGTCGATAGTTTGAGACCCGACCGATAGGTCATTGAACT encodes the following:
- a CDS encoding secretin N-terminal domain-containing protein translates to MGRNENGIRDGCAMRKTKEVGFMLVVVFLCFALCSFTGGKALAQTGSTSPVQIPPDAPLFGGVMIHQVGSNLLLVEVKGTKLPLPQLLFNNPGEMVFFFENAYIPAQKWSRSYSFPLLSGIEVQNVEGSLEMRLFTTEPLETKEIKGTEPAPLYKIHIVKQGVKAPEEPPKKVDETPPLSLKTGPKDPMSLSTPVTLELRDTELKDVLRMLAKFMGINIIIDPSVPPATMTLSVKDAPLREVLAYVMRMNNLKYAMMGNTILFGTPENLGRSLGMEQTKSFKIAYADPKQVPAILQSLVGITNVAVDERLRTVYVTGRPDNLRDVEQLLQRIDHPGRQVMLQARLIEVRDTGRKELESIVDAVYKHWWFSYGAGGGAIGYVHASEPDKFDPDDDRPTSPLDVDLVDITDGTLRLLDVGIRNLVESNKADILASPSVVTVDGQKASIALTTNIKYISERDDAGNPVYSEERVGPKLDFTPIVGRDDTVTINVAISTGEVVEWRPGGMGEEVPVTSSREVTTMVRVRNGEPFVIGGLFDRRKTDTVSKIPVLADIPLLGEIFKTRTKRDEESEVVTVVVPYILDVPDTSIEVGELGALSTNFGK
- a CDS encoding PilN domain-containing protein, with the protein product MTVKVDLRPQGLKLAERKKVDLPRVVALALLSVFVVTSSFTVAYGLFILRDLESQRQLLQESVDRLASENKGLDGYIAENKKRLDQYEKALSMLKQELPSIEFLFATIVSLSDDVWLSQVRQVPGRADVEGYAFAENDVAAFALKLLNSSVVNAISPLVTTKETKRTKGEQESSLVKFSFSCELKDFMSTHDVVEGVEKDEIKR
- a CDS encoding Mrp/NBP35 family ATP-binding protein, producing the protein MNVNLEREQFEAMKARIREEALRTKGPLAMALKDIKHKIAILSGKGGVGKTVVTVNLASALKRRGYEVCIFDADLHGPAVPRALGLLGRMDVVSEHDHPGHHDLRLNPLTSSRGIKVVSVASMWASQEQPIMWKGAHKMRAIRQLIASVNWGKADFLLVDLPPGTGDEVQTVMRSIPELDGMLVVTTPQGVSAMVCSRAISAAKELDIPLLGLVENMSSLKCSACGEKMYPFGKGEGEKLARLMNIPFLGDIPIELDMGQCVDDGVPLVDKKPDSAFARTLDDIASKLTASLKKK
- a CDS encoding pilus assembly protein; translated protein: MFKKFSLKYSTPIVALFLFCGLTFVMSPLLYAETEPVEGEKLQIQTPILCSISKAFPESFDQCYHSTPFFNGTLLVISPDNPGGDVVIYTASFEPTKEGQWKGHLYKYILSSGIMPASPEWDAGMKLDSQPYSDRDVFTANWKDRNWRINFNSSINNSSTLAQMLEPNVNYLPFEQVPKFIRWVLGSDEWHETNENERYKLGDIYHSGLVKVCAPKGGYIDTKYNEFKKKNAKREKLIYVQANDGMLHAFNCSTGQEKWAFIPPNVLAEGRIVGMKQDLSGKEPKWEEGDTSHSRYLLDGPLVAEDVLFSDGRYHTIILGLLGYAGAGLYVLDVTDPNEPQFMWAVENAIYTRAGDSLLPNQGRYVSYWVRNGNAVSRMDQMHNEITDNSDLNYKDMRFTKSTPAIGYVSTQKGSQTDTWVAIMGNGSMMKSGDDSSLLAGVYVINIENGRLLKVFSIPSAQEIATPVAMLCKAYTRLAKYFYVGGNNGVIYEGDLRAKTPGQWTIKNVFDIKSSSGSFYTLDVAYINRDKWLFALTGDDEDLIGDEATTNYMIAANISKGSSSIDDLTELSSETANADSRGWYIRLDANEYPATSTTYYKGHIFFSTYLKPERPCDLGKSRIYILNAVTGKGAWTGNKKFIELEGVRMTGMVMSEDYVYAGVIKFPQLEVFIPDDLKVEEESASIHKGLLIFDVPLEVTNWESLYPEGVMVPSYWRSWKQ
- a CDS encoding potassium channel family protein, producing MKITKSAWIWLFTLLFVLGFGIGGFCILLDLSFVEAFYYTIITLATVGYNAPPNLSMEGMLFIAILVILGISAAGYAVSQVTRYFLVERILTALGKRRDIRVDRLEKHWIICGLGRMGEEVFEHLRHYDIPCMALEMSEQKVAWAREKGWIVLQGDARDEDTLESAGVRRAEGLIVTLSDASDNVYVIITARSLNPNLRTIARASDSQSVRILYRAGAEKVINPIIAGAAAIARASIKPTVANFLELVNISRDLDIDFDSVHIMPGSPLLGKSLAESPLRSEYNAMVIAVKRDSGEYIYNPTSSLVIEQGDELIVFADGKRMANLRKVAAGLKE
- a CDS encoding DUF362 domain-containing protein; this encodes MSVVHSVGAREQYSSSNLIKRLREALKRSELGDMFSSGDLIAVKFEVGERENLNHIRPLLVKAVVDAVYSFGGHLLLVDTLSMNSKASEVGSRWLEAAALHGFDVTSLGKSPMLADGYTGEEDLLIPVEGEELGGVEVARAVAESQALVVISHVTAHPFAGLSGALVSCGVGCSSLRGKERIHAPLHPIFIEDSCDGCGQCAIHCPHGVVQVKEGRPRLEEKICRGCAYYCTASCPTGAVVVDRDSARRFQKRTVDAALAVDIALQGKVFYVNILMDVSPYPDCYPISDVPFISDQGILMSFDPVALDFASIQLIDEAFGIRGSIAEECEALSPSEEKLFKITGMKPQDMLLYAEKMGLGSADFETCWM
- a CDS encoding DUF362 domain-containing protein, with product MAKQKVWFADANAANWVESLVPKAKDLFYKAKLNECIEKGDSVAIKIHFGEWNRTRCLRPELVAAIVEEVKACGGRPFVCDTTTLTYHPYSSRFIGNLALETAARHGFTEASMGCPVVVADGFSGDDDVRVEVPTGVLLKEAYVAAAIAHADAMINLAHAKGHPVASFGGCIKNIGIGGQSKRGKYHEHLAHWGSPEDFLGWPARYPEKCLGLDCPFHKLCEDSCPRGAYHIDEKGHHFDAEKCWLCYSCQITCMFTGHECMVFTPDYFPYAQIAMADAAKGVMLTFEEGKVGHMAYCIDVDPNCDCIPWATLPVVPDIGVFASKDPVAIDAAILDMIDAAPAYPGGANKALEGVEGGYKQGQDKFAITQGTSPRYQITAGVKNGLGNMEYEILTYTPPYNEEHIAKWQIRPTPTTLIQREMWKKRDFVLEAAPYKRVPFEEKPSHEEFKPGDRKKYLKKLPVKEWADAVGKD